A single genomic interval of Streptomyces sp. BA2 harbors:
- a CDS encoding ferredoxin reductase → MPELPALASRLLNVASWLTSPHSPDDYLGLIDPLLGARFPAGRVTAVSPETPDAVTLTLRPGRGWSGHRPGQYLPIGVAMDGVWQWRTYSLTSAPGRADGLLTITVKVTPDGRVSPRLARRTPPGTVLRLGPAQGEFVLPDPLPPRILLVTAGSGITPVMGMLRTLMRRRSPRPDVMLVHSAPSARGSIFSSELRSASGRLTWLDYREHHTRPHGRLSPADLGRLCPDWRERETWACGPADLLDAVESQWHRAGLDERLHVERFQLAPVLPPRRDAASGGRVLFTRTGTEVTAGAATPLLAVGESAGAVMPYGCRRGICFGCLTPLTYGLVRDLRTGEVHDRAGQMIQTCVSAAAGPLALDA, encoded by the coding sequence ATGCCTGAGTTACCGGCCCTCGCCAGCAGGCTGCTGAACGTGGCCTCCTGGCTGACCAGCCCGCACTCCCCGGACGACTATCTCGGGTTGATCGACCCCCTCCTCGGCGCCCGCTTCCCGGCGGGGCGGGTGACGGCGGTGAGTCCGGAAACGCCGGATGCCGTGACACTCACTCTCCGGCCCGGCCGGGGCTGGTCGGGTCACCGCCCTGGGCAGTACCTTCCGATCGGCGTCGCGATGGACGGCGTATGGCAGTGGCGCACGTACTCCCTCACCTCGGCGCCGGGCCGTGCGGACGGGCTCCTGACGATCACCGTCAAAGTCACGCCTGACGGCAGAGTGTCCCCGCGGTTGGCCCGCCGGACTCCTCCGGGCACGGTGCTTCGACTGGGCCCGGCGCAAGGGGAGTTCGTCCTTCCGGACCCCCTCCCGCCCCGCATCCTTCTGGTGACCGCCGGCAGCGGGATCACCCCGGTCATGGGCATGCTCCGCACACTCATGCGCCGTCGGTCCCCGCGCCCCGATGTCATGCTGGTGCACAGCGCGCCCAGTGCCCGGGGCAGCATCTTCAGTTCCGAACTGCGCTCCGCCAGCGGGCGGTTGACCTGGCTGGACTACCGCGAACACCACACCCGGCCGCACGGCAGGCTCTCCCCGGCCGATCTGGGGCGGCTCTGCCCCGACTGGCGGGAGCGGGAGACCTGGGCCTGCGGTCCGGCCGACCTGCTCGACGCGGTGGAGAGCCAGTGGCACCGGGCGGGTCTCGACGAGCGGCTCCATGTGGAACGCTTCCAGCTCGCTCCGGTCCTGCCGCCGCGTCGCGACGCCGCTTCCGGTGGCCGGGTGCTGTTCACGCGTACCGGTACCGAGGTCACCGCGGGCGCGGCCACCCCGCTTCTCGCGGTGGGCGAGTCGGCGGGGGCGGTGATGCCGTACGGATGCCGGCGCGGCATCTGCTTCGGCTGCCTCACGCCACTGACGTACGGACTCGTGCGCGACCTGCGTACCGGCGAAGTCCACGACCGTGCCGGCCAGATGATCCAGACCTGTGTCTCCGCGGCAGCCGGACCGCTGGCCCTCGACGCCTAA
- a CDS encoding fatty acid desaturase, with product MTVPPRATTETATTETATTETATTETESGFDKELGEELDRIRSEVIAARGDDDARYIRTVIAAQRGLEAGGRVALAVSLFPPAWAAGTVMLSVAKILENMELGHNILHGQWDWMGDPAIHSTTWEWDFLTPADAWKHTHNHLHHTWTNVVDRDRDLGYVVFRMSADQRWRPRHLAQPLYNFALAPLFEWGIALYDLEPDAVASGRKTWRSLAADLTGFLTKAGRQLAKDYVLFPLLAGPSALPCLIGNLTANTVRNIWSHTIIFCGHFPGDVQTFTEEHIEDETRGQWYLRQIQGSANIEGGPLFHILSGNLGHQIEHHAFPDLPSNRYAEIAPRVRKLCEKYGIPYVTGPLWRQYGSTWGRILRFAVPSR from the coding sequence GTGACCGTCCCTCCGCGCGCGACGACCGAGACCGCGACGACCGAGACTGCGACCACCGAGACTGCGACCACCGAGACAGAGTCCGGCTTCGACAAGGAACTCGGTGAGGAGCTCGACCGGATCCGCTCCGAAGTCATCGCCGCGCGCGGCGATGACGACGCCCGCTACATCCGTACGGTGATCGCCGCCCAGCGCGGCCTGGAAGCGGGAGGCCGGGTTGCCCTGGCCGTATCGCTGTTCCCGCCCGCCTGGGCAGCGGGCACCGTGATGCTCTCCGTCGCCAAGATCCTGGAGAACATGGAGCTGGGCCACAACATCCTGCACGGCCAGTGGGACTGGATGGGAGACCCGGCGATCCACTCCACCACCTGGGAATGGGACTTCCTCACCCCCGCCGATGCGTGGAAGCACACCCACAATCACCTGCATCACACCTGGACCAATGTCGTGGACCGCGACCGGGACCTCGGCTACGTCGTCTTCCGGATGAGCGCCGACCAGCGCTGGCGCCCGCGGCATCTCGCCCAGCCGCTCTACAACTTCGCGCTCGCGCCGCTCTTCGAGTGGGGCATCGCCCTCTACGACCTGGAGCCCGATGCCGTCGCCTCCGGCCGGAAGACGTGGCGTTCCCTCGCGGCCGACCTCACCGGGTTCCTCACCAAGGCCGGCCGGCAACTCGCCAAGGACTACGTGCTCTTCCCGCTGCTCGCGGGGCCCTCCGCCCTGCCCTGCCTGATCGGCAATCTCACCGCCAACACCGTGCGCAACATCTGGTCGCACACCATCATCTTCTGCGGCCACTTCCCCGGCGACGTCCAGACCTTCACCGAGGAGCACATCGAGGACGAGACACGTGGTCAGTGGTATCTCCGGCAGATCCAGGGGTCGGCCAACATCGAGGGCGGCCCGCTCTTTCACATCCTCAGCGGAAACCTGGGCCACCAGATCGAGCACCACGCCTTCCCCGATCTGCCCAGCAATCGTTATGCCGAGATCGCCCCACGGGTGCGGAAACTCTGCGAGAAGTACGGCATCCCGTACGTCACAGGACCGTTGTGGCGGCAGTACGGCTCGACCTGGGGGCGCATCCTGCGCTTCGCCGTGCCGAGCCGCTGA
- a CDS encoding PRC-barrel domain-containing protein, which yields MIQNADIREWRTHDVVDAGGHKIGTLEAVYVDTSTDEPAMATVQVGLPTRRHLVFVPLTDAIVGPGYVKVDYDRSLVKKCPAMGTDDVLPAEDEAAVFAHYGLPYQPGANGERQLARR from the coding sequence ATGATCCAGAACGCGGACATCCGTGAGTGGCGGACCCACGATGTCGTCGACGCGGGTGGTCACAAGATCGGCACGTTGGAGGCCGTCTACGTGGACACCAGCACCGACGAGCCGGCCATGGCCACCGTCCAGGTCGGGCTGCCCACCCGCCGCCACCTGGTCTTCGTCCCGCTGACCGACGCGATCGTGGGCCCCGGCTACGTCAAGGTCGACTACGACCGGTCGCTGGTGAAGAAGTGCCCGGCGATGGGCACGGACGACGTCCTGCCCGCCGAGGACGAAGCCGCGGTCTTTGCGCACTACGGCCTGCCCTACCAGCCCGGCGCGAACGGTGAGCGGCAGCTCGCCCGCCGCTGA
- a CDS encoding glycosyltransferase, producing the protein MSPRATAVRRPPRGHWLVLLLVLLVVAVALLFEGWTTHQVDAARTKPPCTRPIPREADDGKPLLRFGPKGVATAGMPPGTVALTFDGGPDPVWTPRLLDLLRRHHARATFFVYGKDAARHPELTRRIVREGHEIGSYTYSGGDFGVASPLRARLELSLTQTALAGAAGVNTTLLRLPHTTAADTLCGPQWPAAKRAAEQGYLVVASDYKARKPWRGLVTQHSQTDLGYREAEELLRDRRVKWFTTVSGGLGRPSFTQAVPVAQEIEGEGLIWSQRLGHAFLTVMVWTLTLTGVLGVLRMLLFALFARLHVRRLHRYRPGAPRLREVRDPVTVLVPAYNEEAGIASTVYSLLASTHPHFQVIVIDDGSTDATADIAEDIDDPRVTVIRQPNGGKPSALNTGLAHARHDIVVMVDADTIFEPEALARLVQPLAHPAVGAVSGNTKVGNRRRLLGKWQHLEYVLGFNLDRRMFEVLECMPTVPGAIGAFRRDALMGVGGVSDETLAEDTDLTMALWRAGWRVVYEQSAVAWTEVPSTVRQLWRQRYRWCYGTLQSMWKHRHAATEVGPAGRFGRRVMLYVTLFQIVLPLCAPVVDMFALFGVLFRDPVEAGLVWFGFLAVQLVTAAYALRLDRERLRVLWVLPLQQFVYRQLMYLVVIHSVITALLGTRLKWHSMKRTGTADPYLLEAPSEETRRSLQGS; encoded by the coding sequence GTGAGCCCCCGCGCCACCGCTGTCCGCCGGCCGCCGCGCGGACACTGGCTCGTGCTCCTCCTTGTGCTCCTGGTGGTCGCCGTCGCCCTCCTCTTCGAGGGCTGGACGACCCACCAGGTCGACGCCGCGCGCACCAAGCCGCCGTGCACCCGGCCGATCCCGCGCGAGGCGGACGACGGGAAGCCGCTGCTGCGGTTCGGCCCGAAGGGGGTCGCCACCGCGGGCATGCCGCCGGGGACCGTCGCGCTCACCTTCGACGGCGGGCCCGACCCGGTGTGGACACCGCGCCTGCTCGACCTGCTGCGCAGACACCACGCACGGGCGACCTTCTTCGTCTACGGGAAGGACGCGGCCCGGCACCCCGAACTGACGCGGCGGATCGTGCGCGAGGGCCACGAGATCGGCTCGTACACCTACAGCGGCGGCGACTTCGGTGTCGCCTCACCGCTGCGCGCGCGTCTCGAACTCTCGCTCACCCAGACCGCTCTCGCGGGTGCGGCCGGCGTCAACACCACCCTGCTGCGGCTGCCGCACACCACGGCCGCGGACACGCTCTGCGGCCCGCAGTGGCCGGCCGCGAAGCGCGCGGCGGAACAGGGGTACCTGGTGGTCGCATCGGACTACAAGGCCCGCAAGCCGTGGCGCGGCCTCGTGACGCAGCACAGCCAGACCGACCTCGGCTACCGCGAGGCCGAGGAGTTGCTGCGTGACCGCAGGGTGAAGTGGTTCACCACCGTCAGCGGCGGCCTCGGCCGTCCCTCCTTCACCCAAGCGGTCCCGGTCGCCCAGGAGATCGAGGGCGAGGGCCTGATCTGGTCGCAGCGCCTCGGCCACGCCTTCCTCACCGTGATGGTGTGGACGCTGACCCTCACGGGCGTGCTCGGCGTCCTGCGGATGCTCCTGTTCGCGCTGTTCGCCCGGCTCCACGTGCGCAGGCTGCACCGGTACCGGCCCGGCGCGCCACGCCTTCGCGAGGTGCGGGACCCGGTGACGGTCCTGGTGCCCGCGTACAACGAGGAGGCAGGTATCGCCTCCACCGTGTACTCGCTGCTCGCCTCGACCCACCCGCACTTCCAGGTCATCGTGATCGACGACGGCTCGACGGACGCCACCGCCGACATCGCCGAGGACATCGACGACCCGCGGGTGACGGTGATCCGGCAGCCCAACGGCGGCAAGCCGAGCGCCCTCAACACCGGCCTGGCGCACGCCCGTCACGACATCGTCGTGATGGTCGACGCCGACACCATCTTCGAACCGGAGGCGCTCGCCCGTCTCGTCCAGCCGCTCGCCCACCCGGCGGTCGGCGCGGTCAGCGGCAACACCAAGGTCGGCAACCGGCGCCGCCTGCTCGGCAAATGGCAGCACCTGGAGTACGTACTCGGCTTCAACCTCGACCGGCGGATGTTCGAGGTCCTGGAGTGCATGCCTACGGTGCCGGGGGCGATCGGAGCGTTCCGCAGGGACGCGCTGATGGGCGTCGGAGGCGTCAGCGACGAGACCCTGGCCGAGGACACCGACCTCACGATGGCGCTCTGGCGGGCCGGCTGGCGCGTCGTCTACGAGCAGTCGGCGGTCGCGTGGACCGAAGTGCCGAGCACCGTGCGCCAGTTGTGGCGTCAACGCTACCGCTGGTGCTACGGCACCCTCCAGTCGATGTGGAAGCACCGGCACGCGGCGACGGAGGTAGGACCCGCCGGACGCTTCGGCCGGCGCGTGATGCTCTACGTGACGCTGTTCCAGATCGTGCTTCCGCTGTGCGCACCGGTCGTGGACATGTTCGCCCTGTTCGGGGTGCTGTTCCGCGATCCCGTGGAGGCCGGCCTCGTCTGGTTCGGTTTCCTCGCCGTCCAGTTGGTGACCGCCGCGTACGCGCTGCGGCTCGACCGCGAACGGCTGCGCGTGCTGTGGGTGCTGCCGCTCCAGCAGTTCGTGTACCGGCAGTTGATGTACCTCGTGGTCATCCACTCCGTGATCACGGCGCTGCTCGGCACCCGCCTGAAGTGGCACAGCATGAAGCGCACCGGCACCGCCGACCCGTATCTGCTCGAAGCCCCGTCCGAAGAGACGCGGCGCAGTCTGCAAGGGAGTTGA
- a CDS encoding LCP family protein, protein MTDVIPDDSAAREQAERFTDRPSSRYGPRRAHARQAKKKRRRLRRAVLVLLTGVVVAAGGTYGWAETRLQRDVDLGAYGDRPPPGEGTNYLIVGSDSRDGLSPDAVKDLRAGGGGGRRTDSMMLLHTGANGTSMVSLPRDSWVTVPGRLDTLTGKTKRPEGDKLNAAFAYGGPELLVHTVERNTGLRIDHYAEIGFAGFVNIVDAIGGVRMCLDRDIKDKKSGADLRKGCHTLDGKQALAFVRQRHQEKEGDLGRSKNQQKFLSTLAHQAARPGTLFDPTEIGPAMQAGLETLIVDKDMSLRDLSNMFRAVQSVSGGQGKRINVPVSGFGVPTSKGNVLKWDPEKSARLFADLRHDRPLT, encoded by the coding sequence ATGACAGACGTGATCCCGGACGACTCCGCCGCGCGCGAGCAGGCCGAGCGGTTCACCGACCGCCCGAGCTCCCGCTACGGACCTCGGCGCGCCCACGCCCGTCAGGCGAAGAAGAAGCGCAGGCGGCTGCGGCGGGCGGTCCTCGTCCTCCTCACCGGCGTGGTCGTCGCGGCGGGCGGCACGTACGGCTGGGCCGAGACCCGGCTCCAGCGTGACGTCGACCTCGGCGCGTACGGGGACCGCCCGCCACCCGGCGAGGGCACCAACTACCTCATCGTGGGCTCGGACAGCCGCGACGGGCTCTCGCCGGACGCCGTGAAGGATCTGCGCGCGGGCGGGGGCGGCGGGCGGCGCACCGACTCGATGATGCTGCTGCACACCGGGGCCAACGGAACCAGCATGGTCAGCCTGCCGCGCGACTCCTGGGTCACCGTGCCCGGCCGCCTCGACACGTTGACGGGCAAGACGAAGCGGCCCGAGGGCGACAAACTGAACGCCGCGTTCGCCTACGGCGGCCCCGAACTCCTGGTCCACACCGTCGAGCGGAACACCGGCCTGCGCATCGACCACTACGCGGAGATCGGCTTCGCGGGGTTCGTGAACATCGTCGACGCCATCGGCGGCGTACGGATGTGCCTCGACCGCGACATCAAGGACAAGAAGTCGGGCGCCGACCTGCGCAAGGGCTGTCACACCCTGGACGGCAAGCAGGCGCTCGCCTTCGTCCGCCAGCGGCACCAGGAGAAGGAGGGCGACCTGGGCCGGTCGAAGAACCAGCAGAAGTTCCTTTCGACCCTCGCCCACCAGGCCGCCCGGCCCGGCACCCTCTTCGACCCGACGGAGATCGGCCCGGCCATGCAGGCCGGGCTCGAAACGCTCATCGTCGACAAGGACATGAGCCTGCGCGATCTCAGCAACATGTTCCGCGCCGTGCAGAGCGTCTCGGGCGGACAGGGCAAGCGGATCAACGTACCCGTGTCCGGCTTCGGCGTCCCCACCTCCAAGGGCAACGTACTGAAGTGGGACCCAGAGAAGTCGGCCCGGCTCTTCGCCGACCTGCGCCACGACCGCCCGCTGACCTGA
- a CDS encoding GNAT family N-acetyltransferase, whose translation MTGLTESIESAQQLTVAWRAMVLDRDADADVRDLPGIAVRWADCRFSFYNCITLTDAGAGADLVAQRLSQAADIMRAKKHPGFLWLFEDLLDDEARAALAKAAEQAGLQYAFPGRGMAGDLLPVPDPVHPDLTFVRVRTDEHLRAYADLQSRAYGFPMEEGRDGLVGSAHWKSEMYAYLGMRGDVPVACAATVEAQGRLFVAFVATDPQWQRRGYGEAVTRKALYEGARATGLTRATLHATVAGAPVYPRIGFTPNSPIHFYNLKE comes from the coding sequence GTGACTGGCCTCACGGAGTCCATCGAATCGGCACAGCAGCTCACGGTGGCCTGGCGGGCCATGGTGCTCGACCGCGACGCGGACGCGGATGTGCGCGACCTCCCCGGCATCGCCGTCCGCTGGGCCGACTGCCGATTCTCGTTCTACAACTGCATCACTCTGACCGACGCGGGAGCAGGAGCCGATCTCGTCGCACAACGCCTGAGCCAGGCGGCGGACATCATGCGCGCGAAGAAGCACCCGGGCTTCCTGTGGCTCTTCGAGGACCTCCTCGACGACGAGGCTCGCGCCGCGCTGGCCAAGGCGGCCGAGCAGGCCGGCCTGCAGTACGCCTTCCCCGGCAGGGGCATGGCCGGAGACCTGCTGCCCGTCCCCGACCCGGTCCACCCCGACCTGACGTTCGTGCGGGTGCGCACCGACGAGCACTTGCGGGCCTACGCGGACCTCCAGTCACGCGCCTACGGGTTCCCCATGGAGGAAGGCCGCGACGGCCTGGTCGGATCCGCGCACTGGAAGAGTGAGATGTACGCCTACCTGGGCATGCGAGGCGACGTTCCGGTGGCGTGCGCCGCGACGGTGGAAGCGCAAGGCCGCCTCTTCGTCGCCTTCGTCGCCACCGACCCGCAGTGGCAGCGCAGGGGTTATGGCGAGGCGGTCACGCGCAAGGCGTTGTACGAGGGCGCCCGAGCCACCGGGCTGACCCGCGCCACTTTGCACGCGACCGTCGCCGGGGCCCCCGTATACCCGCGTATCGGTTTCACGCCGAACTCACCCATCCACTTCTACAACCTGAAGGAGTGA
- a CDS encoding amino acid permease, with protein sequence MTSTRTSRQQPNPVHDDGEDARILQSLGYTQQLHRRMGAFGNFSASLSVISIMSGTLLLFGYGLNSGGPAVITWGWLAVGPLVLCLAAALAEITSRYPTSGGLYYMARQLGGERWSWYTGWLNLLGLLGGIAAQDYGIATFTAAWMNLQFGYTPTPGSLLALYAVILALHAVLNLFGTRLMNILTSVSAWWHLAGAVVIIGSLALVPSDHQSAGFVFTEFTNNTGWSAPVYVILLGMLLPVFALAGYDTSAHLSEETNHASVAAARGVFRSVAVSWVAGGILLLTLLFAIQDYTATLSGPTGVPVAQILLDALGMAAAKALLLVIIVAQFLCGYTVTASASRMIYAFARDGALPGSARWKKVSRRTAIPANAVWLAVAVAFVLALPSLYSTTAFAAVTAISVVGFTSAYAIPVLLRLIHRDRFTPGPWHLGRWSRPIGWVAVVWAAAVTVLFLLPQSSPITATTFNYTPVAVVVAFLIAALWRRFGRDSYHVPRSSSPTEDKQFEGII encoded by the coding sequence ATGACGTCGACAAGAACATCGCGCCAGCAGCCGAACCCGGTCCACGACGACGGGGAGGACGCGCGCATCCTCCAGTCGCTGGGCTACACCCAGCAACTGCACCGCCGGATGGGGGCTTTCGGCAATTTCTCGGCCTCCCTGTCGGTCATCTCGATCATGTCGGGGACCTTGCTGCTGTTCGGCTACGGCCTGAACTCGGGAGGCCCCGCGGTGATCACGTGGGGGTGGCTCGCCGTCGGGCCACTGGTGTTGTGCCTGGCCGCGGCCCTGGCGGAGATCACATCCCGCTACCCCACCAGCGGCGGCCTGTACTACATGGCCCGCCAGCTCGGAGGCGAGCGGTGGAGCTGGTACACCGGCTGGCTCAACCTCCTGGGCCTGCTCGGCGGAATCGCGGCCCAGGACTACGGCATCGCGACGTTCACCGCCGCGTGGATGAACCTGCAATTCGGCTACACGCCGACCCCGGGCTCCCTGCTTGCCCTGTACGCGGTCATCCTCGCGCTGCACGCGGTCCTGAACCTCTTCGGCACCCGGCTGATGAACATCCTGACGTCCGTGAGCGCGTGGTGGCACCTGGCAGGGGCCGTCGTCATCATCGGCTCCCTGGCGCTCGTGCCCTCCGACCACCAGTCGGCCGGCTTCGTCTTCACCGAGTTCACCAACAACACCGGCTGGAGCGCCCCGGTATACGTGATCCTCCTTGGCATGCTGCTTCCGGTCTTCGCCCTGGCCGGCTACGACACCTCGGCCCACCTGAGCGAGGAGACCAACCATGCCTCCGTCGCCGCGGCACGCGGGGTCTTCCGCTCGGTGGCCGTGTCCTGGGTCGCCGGCGGCATCCTGCTGCTGACGCTGCTGTTCGCCATCCAGGACTACACCGCGACACTGTCAGGGCCGACCGGTGTACCAGTGGCGCAGATCCTTCTGGACGCGCTGGGCATGGCGGCGGCCAAGGCCCTGCTCCTTGTGATCATCGTGGCCCAGTTCCTGTGCGGCTACACCGTGACCGCCAGCGCCAGCCGGATGATCTACGCCTTCGCCCGGGACGGTGCCCTGCCCGGATCGGCACGCTGGAAGAAGGTCAGCCGCCGCACCGCCATCCCCGCCAACGCGGTCTGGCTCGCGGTCGCCGTGGCTTTCGTGCTCGCGCTGCCGTCCTTGTATTCCACAACGGCGTTCGCGGCGGTGACCGCCATCTCGGTCGTGGGATTCACCTCGGCCTACGCCATCCCGGTGCTGCTGCGACTGATCCACCGCGACCGATTCACCCCAGGGCCCTGGCACCTGGGCCGCTGGAGCCGGCCGATCGGCTGGGTGGCGGTGGTGTGGGCGGCCGCGGTCACGGTGCTGTTCCTGCTGCCGCAGAGCAGCCCGATCACCGCCACCACCTTCAACTACACCCCCGTCGCCGTAGTGGTGGCCTTCCTCATCGCCGCCCTGTGGCGGCGCTTCGGACGCGACTCCTACCACGTGCCCCGCTCCAGTTCCCCCACCGAGGACAAACAGTTCGAAGGCATCATCTGA
- a CDS encoding DUF72 domain-containing protein, producing MGDILVGTCSWTDPALVRSGWYPKGQRDAAGRLRYYAERFPVVEVDSTYYALPGERNSRLWAERTPEGFTFDVKAFSMLTGHPTRPAALPGDLRDGARDPGVLDEVWARFAAGIEPLRQAGRLGSVLFQFPPWLRPGERADEVLALTARRTQGWPLAVEFRHPDWWRADQAEATRALLAGHGMAAVGVDMNRTLPSSLPPGAPVTSPRLAVVRFHGRSDAWGRGSKEDRFRYAYADHELAEWLPRLRTLAERTEQVHVLFNNCCADAAVRAAEAMTRLLGPAGSPHVYGRGSGDTRPGR from the coding sequence ATGGGCGACATTCTCGTGGGTACCTGCTCGTGGACCGATCCGGCGCTCGTCCGCAGCGGGTGGTACCCGAAGGGGCAGCGCGACGCGGCAGGGCGGCTGCGGTACTACGCCGAGCGGTTTCCCGTCGTCGAGGTCGACTCGACGTACTACGCGCTGCCCGGCGAACGCAACAGCCGGTTGTGGGCCGAGCGGACACCCGAAGGCTTCACGTTCGACGTGAAGGCGTTCTCGATGCTCACCGGACACCCCACGCGCCCGGCCGCGCTGCCCGGTGATCTGCGGGACGGCGCCCGGGACCCGGGCGTTCTGGACGAGGTGTGGGCACGTTTCGCCGCGGGGATCGAACCGCTGCGACAAGCCGGACGGCTCGGCAGTGTGCTGTTCCAGTTCCCGCCGTGGCTACGGCCCGGGGAGCGGGCCGATGAGGTGCTCGCGCTGACCGCTCGGCGGACCCAGGGGTGGCCGCTCGCCGTGGAGTTCCGGCACCCCGACTGGTGGCGTGCGGATCAGGCCGAGGCCACCCGCGCCCTGCTGGCCGGTCACGGCATGGCGGCAGTCGGCGTCGACATGAACCGGACGCTGCCGTCCTCTCTGCCTCCCGGCGCACCGGTCACCTCGCCCCGGCTGGCCGTCGTACGCTTCCACGGCCGCAGTGACGCGTGGGGGCGGGGAAGCAAGGAGGACCGCTTCCGGTACGCGTACGCCGACCATGAACTCGCCGAATGGCTGCCCCGGTTGCGCACGCTCGCCGAGCGGACCGAGCAGGTCCACGTCCTGTTCAACAACTGCTGCGCGGACGCCGCCGTACGTGCCGCCGAGGCCATGACGCGGCTGCTCGGTCCGGCCGGCTCCCCGCACGTGTACGGACGCGGCAGTGGGGATACCCGGCCGGGGCGGTGA
- a CDS encoding DUF5933 domain-containing protein — MLWATAGLVALGFLIALEIAARRYGGVPGPITNQAREVLFPPKPGPLYGGLALMMVVLTWRQRFIAAGAAIGIDVVFVLVRWAVGAEVPEGQFFGNGALWAMLGCAVVAITRRTGEERVLMLKGVGLGLLLVAGRKTGDTWLLITAKTRPTVLDPYVATADHALGNPSWLAGRMLEASGPLVPHVIDLVYAQLAVAAVVAALYQLRNVATERRFPRHHLVRTFLVIGLLGPAVYMIFPVVGPVFAYGPGTSGTGGVQWAVANLWPHTPPPIGVPHPVPYDGLTPRNCMPSLHTAWATAIFIHSRKGPRLLRYAGTFWLVATLSATLGFGYHYGVDLVAGVVFALTVEGALRAYDRGWDRSGIQLVAYGTAVFGALLVMYRFLPMEMARHPWVFGPLVMLSMVSVIYGYVRTNRAWEPTAAPTLRPPEPQPEMV; from the coding sequence ATCCTGTGGGCCACGGCGGGCCTGGTGGCCCTCGGGTTCCTCATCGCGCTGGAGATCGCCGCGCGCCGCTACGGCGGCGTGCCGGGGCCGATCACCAATCAGGCGCGGGAGGTGCTGTTCCCGCCCAAACCGGGGCCGCTGTACGGCGGTCTGGCCTTGATGATGGTGGTGCTCACGTGGCGGCAGCGGTTCATCGCTGCCGGTGCCGCGATCGGGATCGACGTCGTCTTCGTGCTGGTGCGGTGGGCGGTCGGCGCCGAGGTGCCCGAAGGGCAGTTCTTCGGCAATGGCGCGCTGTGGGCGATGCTGGGCTGTGCGGTCGTCGCGATCACGCGCCGTACGGGCGAGGAACGCGTCCTGATGCTGAAGGGCGTTGGCCTGGGTCTGCTGCTCGTGGCCGGACGCAAGACCGGTGACACCTGGCTGCTCATCACGGCGAAGACCCGCCCGACCGTGCTCGACCCGTACGTGGCGACCGCCGATCACGCCCTGGGCAACCCGTCATGGCTGGCCGGCCGGATGCTGGAGGCCAGCGGCCCGCTCGTCCCCCATGTCATCGACCTGGTCTACGCCCAGCTCGCGGTGGCCGCGGTCGTCGCCGCCCTCTACCAGCTGCGCAACGTGGCGACCGAGCGCCGCTTCCCGCGCCACCACCTGGTGCGTACCTTCCTGGTGATCGGCCTCCTCGGCCCCGCCGTCTACATGATCTTCCCGGTGGTCGGGCCGGTCTTCGCCTACGGCCCTGGCACCTCCGGAACCGGCGGCGTGCAGTGGGCCGTGGCCAATCTGTGGCCGCACACGCCGCCGCCGATCGGCGTCCCGCACCCGGTGCCGTACGACGGTCTCACCCCCCGCAACTGCATGCCCAGTCTGCACACCGCGTGGGCCACCGCGATCTTCATCCACTCCCGCAAGGGCCCGCGCCTTCTGCGCTACGCGGGGACCTTCTGGCTGGTCGCCACGCTCAGCGCGACGCTCGGCTTCGGCTACCACTACGGCGTGGATCTCGTCGCCGGCGTGGTGTTCGCGCTCACGGTCGAGGGGGCTCTGCGCGCGTACGACCGTGGCTGGGACCGGTCGGGAATCCAGCTGGTCGCTTACGGCACAGCGGTCTTCGGCGCGCTCTTGGTGATGTATCGCTTTCTGCCGATGGAGATGGCCAGGCATCCGTGGGTGTTCGGTCCCCTTGTCATGCTGTCGATGGTCTCGGTGATCTACGGCTACGTACGGACCAACAGAGCCTGGGAACCGACGGCCGCGCCGACCCTCCGGCCGCCGGAACCCCAGCCCGAAATGGTGTGA
- a CDS encoding 2'-5' RNA ligase family protein gives MPEPGTTAVVIVLPDAAPLLDAAWRIDPALVRRGVPAHVSLLYPFVPESALTDQDEKGVRALAASFPAADLLLEEVVTASGFVAVTVPGLQTIVDAFRTQWPGLRPYKGRFGAQPAAHLTVAMGADNPTAAAHVRAAISSLLPLHTRATAVQLVVLTEEGWQPRFTVPLGVPDGP, from the coding sequence GTGCCAGAGCCAGGGACCACTGCCGTCGTCATTGTCTTGCCCGATGCCGCCCCGCTCCTCGATGCGGCGTGGCGTATCGACCCGGCTCTGGTGCGTCGTGGGGTGCCGGCGCACGTCTCGCTCCTCTACCCGTTCGTGCCGGAATCGGCGCTGACAGATCAGGACGAGAAGGGCGTGCGTGCCCTGGCTGCGAGTTTCCCGGCAGCTGATCTGCTCTTGGAGGAGGTCGTGACGGCGTCCGGCTTCGTCGCCGTCACCGTTCCGGGACTCCAAACGATCGTCGATGCGTTCCGCACCCAGTGGCCCGGGTTGCGCCCGTACAAGGGCCGCTTCGGGGCGCAGCCCGCCGCCCATCTCACGGTCGCTATGGGTGCGGACAACCCGACAGCTGCCGCCCATGTCCGCGCTGCGATCAGCAGCCTGCTGCCGCTGCACACCCGTGCGACGGCGGTCCAGCTGGTGGTGCTGACGGAGGAAGGCTGGCAGCCGCGGTTCACCGTGCCGCTCGGCGTCCCGGACGGGCCGTAA